The following nucleotide sequence is from Fusobacterium periodonticum 1_1_41FAA.
CTTGTTTCTTACTTTTTCAATAGTTGGAATAAGAGTATCAATAAATATTTGTTTTTTTGATTTACCTTTTACCTTGGCAAAATCTTTTGCTTGAGTAATAATACCAGTGTTGGTATCTTGATCTAGGGCCTCTGTATCATTAGAATAAGAAAGAATTGACAAGCATAGAAAAACAACTGCTAGTAAATATTTCTTCATACAGTTTGCTACTAAATTACTATTACTACCTTCTTTGTAGTCCTAAATTCCCGACTAGCAATCGGTACACATACCTATTCTAAGTTACTATATTGTAGCATTCTCCTTCTTTTTTTATTTTAGAATATGTATTTAAGTAAAAATTCTACCTGATTATTATAGCACAAAATATCCAAAAATACAAATTCCTTTATATACCAATAAAAAACTACTATTATTTTTCACTTTCTTTATACCAATCGTCACCATTATTTATAGCTTGATTGATAAAAAGATTTATATTCTTAGAAGGAAGTTCTTTTTCTATAACTTTATTATCTGCTGTTTTTATGAAAATTACATTTCCTACTCCCTTTGATATACCTAGGGCTTTTTTACCAGCATCTAATGTCTTGTATGGTTCTCCATTTATACTGTATTTAATTCCTGCCATTGAATTATTTTCAATTAGAATATCATGTCTCTTTCCTGTAACAAAAAGAATTACTGAAATCACAACAAGAATTAAAACTATAATAGCTACTTTTAATGTATGTTTCATCTTCTACCTCACTTTTTAAAATCCTATTGCTTTTTCTCTTTCTCTTTCTTTTTCTTTCTTTCTTCTCCATTCATAGATGATAAGAACAAGAGCTATAATTCCGTAAGAAATAAATACTCTGAAATATTCTCCTATTTGTGAAGAACCCATTAATTCTTTTCCTGCTCTTGGTGCAACAACGAACATAGTATGGAATAAAATTACCCCACCTATTGCATTAGGAATAGTTGCTCTTGCTACTGAAGCTCCTCCTATTAATAGGGCTGCAACTGAGAACATTCCTATTTGTTCGTGTGAATTATATGTGTTTATTGTTCCTAAATTTTGAAGATATATTACTTGTCCTATACCTGCTAAGACAGTTGAGATAACTATTGAGTAAATTCTAACTTTATTGACTTCTATACCTGCTGACTTAGATACTTCCATGTCTTGTCCAACAGCTCTCATATCTTGTCCTAATTTTGTTTTTCTAAACCAAATAATAAAGAAACATAGTCCAACTATGAAAAGTAATGTTAGAACAGGGATATCATAACCAAATATTTTTAAAGGAATTGCATTATCCACTGCTTTTGAAATCTCTGTTAAGTCCACTGTATTTTTTATACCTCTACCTGAAGATAGTAAAAGTGTTCTATCACTAACTGGAATAATTTTTCCCATTGAATATAGAACTACAAGTTGGTAAACACCATTGATAAAGTATCCTAAAATCATAGAAGTTATCATTTCTTTACCTTTGGCTCTATTTAATATTACTCCTCCAACATATCCAAGTAAAATTGAAAATGGTATAGAAAGTATCATTGCTAAAAATACTCCTTGCAATCCCATAATGTGCCAGTTAGTAACAAGAATTAAGGCAAGTTGTCCTCCCATAGCTCCCAAAACTATACCAAAGTTCAATCCCATTCCTGCAACTATTGGTATTAACAATGACATTATTAAAAATAGGTTTCTTGAAATTCTTTCTATCATTTCACGAACTAAGTAATCTCCACTCAAACCAGAAAGTGGAAACATTATAGCTACCATAATAAGTATAAGTATTGGAACACTGTTATCCAATATAAAGTTTTTTACTTTATTATTTTTATCCACGACTTCCACCGTCCTTTCTAGTTAAAGCGTATAATATCATTCCATTAGAAACAATTATTCTTATTGTTTCAGACATATCTGTCTTTATAACAGCATTTACAACTGTAGGTGTCATAGTTAGTATTCCTTGGAATAGGAAAGTTCCTATCATAACGTGCCATATTGTAACTCTGTTTACTGAAGCTCCTCCAATAAGTATTGCTGCTATAGCAGGGAAAGCCATATTGAAAGGTGCTAGATATAATTGTATAAATCCAAAACTTTGTTGGTATACAACTATTCCTATTGCTGCGATAACAGTTGAGATTATAACTGATTGTTTTCTACTCTTATCTGCATTGATACCTGTTGCTTGAGCAAATTTTTCATTTTTTCCAACAGCACTCATAGAAAGTCCTGCTTTTGTTCTGAAAAATACCCACATGATAAAAGCAAGTAATAAGAAGAATATTATTTCTCCAACTGGTATAGCTTGTGATATTTTCCCAAATACATTATTTAAAACACCCTTCCAATAAGTTTCAACACTTATTGTTGTTCTAAGTCCTGAACCTCCATAAGCCCAAATCATATCAGGTCTTTTGAATGGAAGAATTATCCACATAATACACATAAAAGCAACTGATGAGAAACCGATATATGTAGCTATCATCATTTCTCCACCTTTTACTTTATTTAAAATAGCTCCATAAGCCCAACCAAAAATAAAGGCAAATACTATTGCCATAAGTATTGCTAAAACAAAACCTACAAAACCAGTAAATCCTAATTCTATACTTATTAGTGAGCCTAAAAGTCCTGCTTCTATTCCTAAAGGCATACCGAAGTTAAGACCTGCTCCTGATTCTATCATAGGCATAAGAGATAGAACTAAAATAGCATTCATACCAAATCTAATAATTGTATCTGATAGTGCTGTTGTTATAGGAATTCCTACGAAAGGAGCTATTATATATGTTGACACTAAGAATATTAATATTATTAGTCTTGGTAAACCAAATTTCTTTAACATGTTATTCTCCCTCCTTTATTCCTGACATCAATTTTCCAAATTCTAGTATTCCTGCACTAGCTGGTAATATTCCTGCGACCTTACCTTCATTTATTATTGCAATTCTGTCACAGATACTTCTTAATTCTTCTATTTCTGAAGAAGTTACAACTATAGTTGTATTTCTTTCTCTATTATATTCTTTTAAAGTTTCAAGAACTAATTGTTTAGCTCCAACATCTATACCTCTTGTTGGTTCTGAAACGAATAATAGATCAGGTTCCATAGTGAAGGCCTTAGCCACACAAACTTTTTGTTGGTTTCCTCCACTTAGTTCTCCAACTTTTTGCTTTTCACCCATACTTTTTATTTCTAATTTTTCTATATATTTCTTTGCATTTTCTGTAACAGCCTTATCATCTATTACATTAAAAAGTCCTAAAAATTTCTTAAAAAATTGTTTTTTTATTTGCATAGCAGGGAAAGCAATATTTCTTTCTATACTTTCATCTAAAAGTAATCCAACACCTTTTCTATCCTCAGAAACAAAGAAGATACCTTTTTCTAAAGGATATGTTGGTTTATTTAAAACTAAGGCTTCGTTTTTGTATTTTATATCACCTTTTGATTTAAATAGTCCCATTATTCCATTTGCCACTGCTATTTTTCCTTGTCCTGCCATACCACCTAGACCAAGAATTTCTCCTTTTTTAATGTCTAAGTTTAAACCTTTTAACATCTCTCCAGGCATATCAACCCATAAATCTCTTATTTCTAACAATGTTTCAAGCTCATCATGAGCAACTTTCTTTGCATCAGATGAAGAATTTACTTTTCTTCCTATCATCCATTCTGTAATTTCATTTACATTTGTAGATTTTGTAGGAACTGTATTTATAAGTTGTCCATCTCTTAAAACTGTTACTTTATCAGATACAGCCATTATTTCATTAAGTCTGTGAGTTATAAAAATAATAGCTATCCCCTTAGCTGATAATTTTTTCATTGTTTCCAATAAAATTTCTGCTTCATCTTCTGTTAAAACAGCTGTAGGTTCATCTAAAACTAAAAGTTTTGTATGTTCTCTTTCAATTTCACGAGCAATTTCTGTAAATTGTTTGTAAGCAACGGCCATTTCACTTATTTGTTCTTGCCCTGTTAAGTTTACTCCTAATTTTGAAATAGCTTCTTGAGTTCTTTTTAAATTTTCTTTTTGATCTATCTTACTGATACTATCTCCAAAGAAATGAGTTACCACATTATTTTTTATAGACTCTCTATTTAATACTATATTTTCACTAACTTTAAATCCTGGAATTAATGAAAATTCTTGGTGAACCATTCCTATACCTGCATTAAGAGCTTCAAATGGAGATGCAAAATTAACTTCTTTTCCTTCAAAAGAAATTTTCCCATTGTATCCACCTGTTTCTCTGATTACATCCATACCAAATATAATTTTCATTAAAGTTGATTTTCCTGCACCATTTTCACCAACTAGTCCAAGAATTTCTCCCTCATTTAATTCTAAATTGATATCTTTAAGGACTGTGTTTTCACCAAACGATTTAGAGAGGTTTTCAATTTTTAATAGTGTATTTGACACCATAGCCTCCTTCTTAAGTCCTAAATAGGAATAGGGACTGGTTGCATAAAATGCTCCAGCCCCCATTGCCCAAATAGTCTTATATCTTATTTATTAATTACCACTAATTTTTCCATATTTTTCTGGAACTTCAACAGAAGTAACTCCCATATATCCTTTTCCAAATACATAAGTATCTTGATATACGAAGAATGAATTTTTAACTTCTACTCCATTGTTATCTTTCATTAGACTTCCATTCCATTTAGATCCAGGTGTTGCTGTATCAAGAGAAGCTAAAACTTTATCTAATGTAAAGTCTTTGTCTCCACTTTCTATAGATTTAACTGCTAAGTCTGTAAGTCCTTCAATACCTGAGAAATTGTATGAGTAAGCCCAAGTTCCCATTCTTCCTGAACCACCAGCTTCTACAACAGCCTTTTCAACTTTTTCTAATATTTTTGGCCAATTTCCTTTTTCATCATCAGTGAATTCAATTCCTAATGCTCCAGGGTATCCCATTGTAGGAGAAGGTAAATCAGCTTCTATAAAGTATCCACCATTTGCAGCTATTTGTTTTAGTAAAGGTTCTGTTTGAGCATCGTTTGTTGCAAAGAATGCTATGTCTTTACCATATTTAGCTATCCAGTTTGGAACTTGTTCTAAGATAAATTGTTGTGCTCCTGGTACTCCAACATCACTTAGTGGGTCTGGTGCTGACATTTCTATATATTCCATTCCTAAATCTTTAGCTGTTTGTTCCATTATAGCTCTTCTTCTTGAAATAGTTTCATAGCTTAAGTGTCTAGGGAATGAAATATGCATAAATTTAGTTGCTCCTAAATCATGAGCTGTTTTTACTATTAAATATCCTCTTGCAACTGAGTCTGAGTTTACAACTACATCTGCAACTGAACTTACTTGCACAGGATCTTCGTGTGTATTATTTACAATTAGTAAAATATCAGGTCTTTTTTCTCTTATAGCCTTAAATGCAGGATAAGTTCCTGGGATTCCTTCAGCTACTACTATAGCCTTCATTTCAGGGTCATCTGCAAGAGAAACCATTTGAGAAATTGTTGTTTCTTGTTCTTGCATGAAGTTATCTGGTATTGTTACAACTGTAATTTTACCACCTTCATTACTTGCTCCATATTGTTTAACAACTGCTTCAGCTCCACGGGCATTATCTTCAGATTGAGAAACAGAAGTTGTTACAACACCTATATGATAATTTTGTGTAACTTCTGTTGTTGCTCCTTCTTTTTGAGCATTAGCATCTTCTGTAGGTGCTTCTTTTTTACCACAAGCAGCTACTAAAACGAACATAAATACTGCTAAAATACTAAATAGAATTCTTTTGATTTTCATACCAACCTCCTAATAAATAATTAATTTCCCAATTTGTTTTAATAAATTGTTTTAACTATTATATATCCACTTTATAAATTAGTCAACATATTTTTAAAAAAATTATGATGTTTTTCTTTAGAATAATAGCCGTTTTCAAATTTAAAGTTCTAAAAATAAGACATTTTTAGTTAATTTTTTAGACAATTTTCCTGATTTTTCGAATTTCCTACAAAAAATATTTTCCATAAAAAATAATTTGTCCTTGCAATTTTTTTATTAAAGAATATAATATATAAAAAATGAATATTAACTATTCATTTTAAAAATACTTGGAGGTTAAAAGAAAAAATGAAAAACTTTTTCATTAAGAGTTTAAATGGTATGGCTTTTGGTTTATTTTCATCATTGATAGTTGGGCTTATTTTAAAGCAGATTGGAACTCTTTTTAATATAGAGTTTTTAACATATCTCGGTGGTTTTTCACAGCTTTTAATGGGAGCTGGAATAGGAGTTGGAGTTGCTTATGCATTGGAATCTCATGTATTAATCTTAATAGCTTCTGCTATAACAGGTATGTATGGTGCAGGTAGTATTAACTTTGTAGAGGGGCAAGCGATTTTAAAAGTTGGTGAACCAATGGGAGCATATTTCTCAGTTATCTTTGGTTTACTTATTGCTAAAAGAATTGCAGGAAAAACTAAATTTGATATTATACTTTTACCTATGACTACTATAATTTTTGGTTGCTTACTTGGTAAGTTCTTTGCTCCATATATCTCAGCTGTTATCAGTGAAATTGGTATTATAGTTAATAAGACAACTGAACTTAGACCTATTTTAATGGGACTTACTATGTCTGTTATTATGGGAATTATCTTAACACTTCCTATAAGTTCTGCTGCTATAGGGATATCTTTAGGTTTAAGTGGACTTGCTGCTGGAGCATCTTTAACTGGTTGTTGTTGTCAAATGATAGGTTTTGCTGTTATGTCTTATGATGATAATGATTTAGGTACTGTATTTTCAATAGGCTTTGGTACTTCAATGATACAAATTCCTAATATAATAAAAAATCCTATGATATGGATACCACCTATAGTTTCAAGTGCTATTTTAGGTGTACTTTCTACAACTGTTTTTAATTTATCATCAAACAGTATTGCTTCTGGTATGGGAACAAGTGGACTTGTTGGACAGATAGCTTCATTTTCTGTAAATGGAATGTCATATCTACCAACTATGATAATATTACATTTCTTACTTCCTGCTATCATAACTTTTATTGTATATAAGATATTGAAGAAAAAAGGCTATATTAAACCTGGAGATCTAAAAATATAAAACAAAAGAGCTATTGCATAGATATAAATTTGAAAGTAAAAAATAAGTGAGTTACATCATAATTTATCATTAGAAATTTTCTTTGAGTAAATAACTAGTAGTTTTCAATAAGATTACTGCGATGTCCTATAATGGTGAAAGAGCCTTTGTGGAGCTCTAGAACCATTATAGGCTGGCAAGTAATCGCTATATATAGCTAAAGTTTATTAAAATTTCTCAAAGAAAATTTTTTTATTTATTCAGTAACGAACTATTTTTTACTTTTTATTAATTTGCAATAGCTCTATTTTATTAGTTATCTTAGATTTCAAAAAATTCTTTATCCAATATCTTATATCTATTTCTTCCTATTCTTTCTAGCTTTTCATCTTTTACTAAATCACTTAGAACTCTTGAAAGAGAAGGTCTTTCCACTCCAAAAAATTCTGCTAATGCTCCTAAATTTTCTATAATAAATTCACCTTTTTCTTGTTTTCTATTAACATAATGACAGAATTTTTTCTTGATAGTTTTATTATTAAAATTATTCCAAATTTTAGTTGTTAAAAGTTGAGTCTTATTTGAAACTTCATTTAGGAAGTTTTCTAAAATTTGTTCTTGTGAAAATAATAATTTTAAAAATTCTTTTCTTTCAATATATAATACTTCGGCTTTTTCTTTTGCTTTTAAGTCTACAGGAAAACAATTTTTACTTCCAAAAATAAAGGCTGAAGCTATTACATCACTTTTAACTAATTCTTCAATTTTAATTACATTGCCTTCTTCTGTTAACATCTCTGTACTCAATGTTCCATTTAGAATTACATATAGTCCCTTTACTTCATCACCCCTAAAGGCTATTTGTTCATTGGGAGAATAAGTTTTTATTTCATGCTTTGTTTCCTCTAAAATCTCTTTTATTTCTTCATTTTTAATTTTACTAAAAATAACACTTTTACTTAAAGCTTCTAGCATTAATCCACCTTTCTAAATATTTTTAAAATCTATCTCTAATTTATCCATATTAGGTGTAAACTGTCTATATTTTACTCCAGCTGAATCCAACATTTTCTTTGAGGCTCTATTCGTATCTGTTCCATCATATTTATCCGAAAGATACACAATTTCCTTTATACCACTTTGAATTATAGCCTTACTGCACTCATTGCAAGGGAATAAAGCTACATATATAATACAATCTTTCAAAGACTTTATACTATTTAATATTGCATTTAATTCAGCGTGGCAAACATAAGGATATTTTGTCTCTAAAAAATCTCCTTCTCTTTCCCAAGGAAAATCTGTATCTTCACAGCCTTTAGGTAGACCATTATAGCCCACTCCAACTATTCTTTTATCTTCATTTACTATACAAGCTCCAACTTGAGTATTAGGATCTTTACTTCTCATTGAAGAAAGCAGAGCTATCCCCATAAAGTAACTATCCCAGTCTATATAATTTTCTCTCATATTATCACCTATTTTAAATATTCTTATCTTCTACTATTTTAACAAGAATTCTTTTTTTTGCTCAAGTTTTTTAAACAGTTAATCCTAAATATTTATCAAAAAAACCTTTTAGTTTATC
It contains:
- a CDS encoding DUF6672 family protein, whose amino-acid sequence is MKHTLKVAIIVLILVVISVILFVTGKRHDILIENNSMAGIKYSINGEPYKTLDAGKKALGISKGVGNVIFIKTADNKVIEKELPSKNINLFINQAINNGDDWYKESEK
- a CDS encoding ABC transporter permease, which codes for MVAIMFPLSGLSGDYLVREMIERISRNLFLIMSLLIPIVAGMGLNFGIVLGAMGGQLALILVTNWHIMGLQGVFLAMILSIPFSILLGYVGGVILNRAKGKEMITSMILGYFINGVYQLVVLYSMGKIIPVSDRTLLLSSGRGIKNTVDLTEISKAVDNAIPLKIFGYDIPVLTLLFIVGLCFFIIWFRKTKLGQDMRAVGQDMEVSKSAGIEVNKVRIYSIVISTVLAGIGQVIYLQNLGTINTYNSHEQIGMFSVAALLIGGASVARATIPNAIGGVILFHTMFVVAPRAGKELMGSSQIGEYFRVFISYGIIALVLIIYEWRRKKEKEREREKAIGF
- a CDS encoding ABC transporter permease subunit, giving the protein MLKKFGLPRLIILIFLVSTYIIAPFVGIPITTALSDTIIRFGMNAILVLSLMPMIESGAGLNFGMPLGIEAGLLGSLISIELGFTGFVGFVLAILMAIVFAFIFGWAYGAILNKVKGGEMMIATYIGFSSVAFMCIMWIILPFKRPDMIWAYGGSGLRTTISVETYWKGVLNNVFGKISQAIPVGEIIFFLLLAFIMWVFFRTKAGLSMSAVGKNEKFAQATGINADKSRKQSVIISTVIAAIGIVVYQQSFGFIQLYLAPFNMAFPAIAAILIGGASVNRVTIWHVMIGTFLFQGILTMTPTVVNAVIKTDMSETIRIIVSNGMILYALTRKDGGSRG
- a CDS encoding sugar ABC transporter ATP-binding protein, which encodes MSNTLLKIENLSKSFGENTVLKDINLELNEGEILGLVGENGAGKSTLMKIIFGMDVIRETGGYNGKISFEGKEVNFASPFEALNAGIGMVHQEFSLIPGFKVSENIVLNRESIKNNVVTHFFGDSISKIDQKENLKRTQEAISKLGVNLTGQEQISEMAVAYKQFTEIAREIEREHTKLLVLDEPTAVLTEDEAEILLETMKKLSAKGIAIIFITHRLNEIMAVSDKVTVLRDGQLINTVPTKSTNVNEITEWMIGRKVNSSSDAKKVAHDELETLLEIRDLWVDMPGEMLKGLNLDIKKGEILGLGGMAGQGKIAVANGIMGLFKSKGDIKYKNEALVLNKPTYPLEKGIFFVSEDRKGVGLLLDESIERNIAFPAMQIKKQFFKKFLGLFNVIDDKAVTENAKKYIEKLEIKSMGEKQKVGELSGGNQQKVCVAKAFTMEPDLLFVSEPTRGIDVGAKQLVLETLKEYNRERNTTIVVTSSEIEELRSICDRIAIINEGKVAGILPASAGILEFGKLMSGIKEGE
- a CDS encoding DUF3798 domain-containing protein, which produces MKIKRILFSILAVFMFVLVAACGKKEAPTEDANAQKEGATTEVTQNYHIGVVTTSVSQSEDNARGAEAVVKQYGASNEGGKITVVTIPDNFMQEQETTISQMVSLADDPEMKAIVVAEGIPGTYPAFKAIREKRPDILLIVNNTHEDPVQVSSVADVVVNSDSVARGYLIVKTAHDLGATKFMHISFPRHLSYETISRRRAIMEQTAKDLGMEYIEMSAPDPLSDVGVPGAQQFILEQVPNWIAKYGKDIAFFATNDAQTEPLLKQIAANGGYFIEADLPSPTMGYPGALGIEFTDDEKGNWPKILEKVEKAVVEAGGSGRMGTWAYSYNFSGIEGLTDLAVKSIESGDKDFTLDKVLASLDTATPGSKWNGSLMKDNNGVEVKNSFFVYQDTYVFGKGYMGVTSVEVPEKYGKISGN
- a CDS encoding PTS transporter subunit IIC gives rise to the protein MKNFFIKSLNGMAFGLFSSLIVGLILKQIGTLFNIEFLTYLGGFSQLLMGAGIGVGVAYALESHVLILIASAITGMYGAGSINFVEGQAILKVGEPMGAYFSVIFGLLIAKRIAGKTKFDIILLPMTTIIFGCLLGKFFAPYISAVISEIGIIVNKTTELRPILMGLTMSVIMGIILTLPISSAAIGISLGLSGLAAGASLTGCCCQMIGFAVMSYDDNDLGTVFSIGFGTSMIQIPNIIKNPMIWIPPIVSSAILGVLSTTVFNLSSNSIASGMGTSGLVGQIASFSVNGMSYLPTMIILHFLLPAIITFIVYKILKKKGYIKPGDLKI
- a CDS encoding Crp/Fnr family transcriptional regulator, with translation MLEALSKSVIFSKIKNEEIKEILEETKHEIKTYSPNEQIAFRGDEVKGLYVILNGTLSTEMLTEEGNVIKIEELVKSDVIASAFIFGSKNCFPVDLKAKEKAEVLYIERKEFLKLLFSQEQILENFLNEVSNKTQLLTTKIWNNFNNKTIKKKFCHYVNRKQEKGEFIIENLGALAEFFGVERPSLSRVLSDLVKDEKLERIGRNRYKILDKEFFEI
- a CDS encoding deoxycytidylate deaminase — its product is MRENYIDWDSYFMGIALLSSMRSKDPNTQVGACIVNEDKRIVGVGYNGLPKGCEDTDFPWEREGDFLETKYPYVCHAELNAILNSIKSLKDCIIYVALFPCNECSKAIIQSGIKEIVYLSDKYDGTDTNRASKKMLDSAGVKYRQFTPNMDKLEIDFKNI